The DNA window CGAACAAGAACATGTCTAACACACCCGTGAGCTTACAATTTGATGGTGTTTACACGGATGGACGCAACTACTTCCGGTTCTTTGCGGATGGCCGAGTCCAAGAATTACCGCTGACCGTCGGAGTGTATTCCCTTCAAGACGCACTGAAATTGATCGAGACAAATGACGCGCTTTCGACGGGCGAATATCAACTCGAAGGGTCGCGCGTTACCTTTACGACGGAGATGATGCTTGCAGGAAGAGAATACTTGACCGATTATGTCGGCGACATCAGTCCTGGCCGCCTTGACCTACATCAACGAAGTGATAGTAGCGATTCGGGGGCAAGCGTTTTTGAATTTTTGGAAGTTGAATCGTTCGAATCTCGCTAGACTGGTTTGTGGCCAACAGCGGGTAACCATCGAGTGCACCGGAGTGCGCGAGTCGGGCGGTTTTGAAGTTGAAGATCTTTCACGCGTACCCGGTGACGCGTACCGTTCGTCGCTCCGAGGATTCATCCAGTAAATCGCAAAGATCCAGACGATATGCAACGCGCCAACGGTCCAGTTCAGAGCTGGAATGTTGAAACCGAAGGTGCTCTCACGACGGTCGCTATTCGCCGACGACATCAACCAAACGACCATTTCCGCATTTCGCCGAACTCGTACGCAGGTGGCACTAAGTTCCCAGAAAGATCAAGGGCTGGACGAGTTTATGTCCTTTTCGGGCGTTGTAAATTTGTGAACGACGAATACGTTTGGGATTTGATCGCTCCATGCTATGCTGATCTTCCGGCTGGCGGATTCACATTCTCTGTGCCCGACGACTACGACGTAATGCTGGTCAAGGTCTGGGAATTGCCCTCCGAATTGTGGCCACCACCCGAAGAGCGACGAACGATTGGATGAACGGGAGACCTCGGCGTCGTCGGTTGTGAATGGTGAGTCAACTCCTCGATCTCCGTTATCCCAATCGTTACCCGACTCACGATGGCCAACCATCACGCTGCAATTGAATGCCGAACGATCCGACCATCCTCGAACTCCACATCGCGGACGCTAAGGACAAACCGATGGAGGCTGTCGATTCAGTATCGGCCGTAGCTGACCGTGGTTTGATCGGGGACCGGTACTACAGCGGCACCGGTCACTACTCGAACATCGCCGGTTGGGGCGCTCAGGTAACACTGATTCAATACGAAGCGATCCAAGCCATTAACACTGGCTACGGCACGGATTTCACCGGCTCGATGATGCGTCGCAACATCGTTACGCAAAACATTAAACTTGACTCACTGATCGGAAAAACGTTTCGGTGCGGACAAGCCGTGCTTCGCGGCACAAAGCCGTTTCCGCCCTGCGCTCACCTCGCATATTTGCTCGGCCGCAAAGAAGTGCTAAAATACTTCGCTTACTGTGGCGGCATAGGCGCCGAAGTGGTTGTTGGCGGTG is part of the Novipirellula caenicola genome and encodes:
- a CDS encoding MOSC domain-containing protein, with translation MPNDPTILELHIADAKDKPMEAVDSVSAVADRGLIGDRYYSGTGHYSNIAGWGAQVTLIQYEAIQAINTGYGTDFTGSMMRRNIVTQNIKLDSLIGKTFRCGQAVLRGTKPFPPCAHLAYLLGRKEVLKYFAYCGGIGAEVVVGGDIAVGDSLAVIPSKTENCG